From one Sesamum indicum cultivar Zhongzhi No. 13 linkage group LG13, S_indicum_v1.0, whole genome shotgun sequence genomic stretch:
- the LOC105176453 gene encoding protein SENSITIVE TO PROTON RHIZOTOXICITY 1-like, which produces MSFFSDIRHTPAATKPPSGASSVVPPQLSGGADPRVPLMNLSIVQTRMDCLQKFLSDSVNSNTLLGQPQMDMVSSEIASAIHQIIVNGAALLSSTPSLSSSYGVENTEEKEKGLQNPGKSVLNPKVEIQEDEVLDDYEIIELDAVELLAEHVHFCEICGKGFKRDANLRMHMRAHGNQFKTPEALAKPEKGGELIGQRTRFSCPYVGCNRNKQHKKFRPLKSAICVKNHFKRSHCPKMYSCNRCNKKSFSVVADLKSHLKHCGESKWRCSCGTSFSRKDKLFGHMALFEGHMPAVVDDGKEEKGKSMAAVMVVDDDEEEEEMNVKGVGVGMTCGLESNNGLFEGPMDGFGLIDNYCFEDVLNSPNSVNTLGSGMEGFFNF; this is translated from the coding sequence ATGTCATTTTTCAGCGACATACGTCACACTCCCGCAGCCACGAAGCCGCCCAGCGGCGCCTCTTCCGTCGTCCCACCCCAGTTGTCCGGCGGCGCTGATCCCCGAGTCCCTTTGATGAACTTGTCCATAGTCCAAACCCGCATGGATTGTCTCCAGAAATTCCTGTCTGATTCAGTCAACAGCAACACTTTGCTGGGTCAGCCTCAAATGGACATGGTTTCCTCCGAGATCGCCTCCGCCATCCACCAGATCATCGTTAATGGCGCAGCCCTATTGTCCTCTACTCCGTCTCTTTCCTCATCGTACGGGGTCGAAAACACAGAGGAGAAGGAAAAGGGCTTACAGAACCCTGGGAAATCGGTGCTGAATCCTAAGGTTGAGATCCAGGAGGATGAGGTGTTGGATGATTACGAGATAATCGAGCTGGACGCGGTGGAGCTGCTGGCAGAGCACGTGCATTTTTGCGAGATTTGTGGGAAAGGGTTCAAGCGGGACGCGAATCTGAGGATGCACATGAGGGCGCATGGGAATCAGTTCAAGACTCCCGAAGCGCTGGCGAAGCCCGAAAAAGGCGGGGAATTGATCGGACAGAGGACGAGGTTTTCTTGCCCGTACGTGGGCTGCAATAGGAACAAGCAGCACAAGAAGTTCAGGCCTCTGAAGAGTGCGATTTGTGTGAAGAATCACTTCAAGAGGAGCCACTGCCCCAAGATGTATTCTTGCAATCGTTGCAATAAGAAGAGTTTCTCCGTTGTGGCGGATTTGAAGAGCCATTTGAAGCATTGTGGGGAGAGCAAGTGGAGGTGTTCTTGCGGGACGAGCTTTTCGCGGAAGGATAAGTTGTTCGGGCACATGGCTTTGTTCGAGGGCCATATGCCGGCGGTGGTGGATGACGGGAAGGAGGAGAAAGGGAAGAGCATGGCGGCGGTTATGGTGgtggatgatgatgaggaggaggaggagatgaATGTGAAGGGTGTTGGTGTTGGGATGACTTGTGGATTGGAGAGCAATAATGGTCTTTTTGAGGGGCCGATGGATGGATTTGGTTTGATTGACAATTATTGCTTTGAAGATGTGTTGAATTCTCCGAATTCTGTGAATACTTTAGGTTCTGGAATGGAGGGGTTCTTTAACTTTTGA
- the LOC105176454 gene encoding transcription factor MYB39-like: MGRSPCCDESGLKKGPWTPEEDDKLIKYIQKHGHGSWRALPKLAGLNRCGKSCRLRWHNYLRPDIKRGKFSQEEEQTILNLHAILGNKWSAIATHLPGRTDNEIKNFWNTHLKKKLIQMGFDPMTHRPRTDIFSTLPHLIALANLIDNPSWPEEQAMRLQAAEALHIARLNQYLQTLLHHQPPAPFPTAATTVPADIFLQDPVAPFSHLPDLQAPCSVINDQSSLSKCGGGVGQGSDFCAVENSPGSSSPWLIRQNLSPSPPSAAAPVTENSITNTVDACSTSSYGGAQMWSDLLDDPIFHEIA, encoded by the exons ATGGGAAGATCACCATGCTGTGATGAGAGTGGGTTGAAGAAAGGGCCATGGACTCCTGAAGAAGATGACAAGCTCATCAAATACATACAGAAACACGGACATGGAAGCTGGAGAGCTCTCCCCAAACTTGCtg ggttaaacAGGTGCGGGAAGAGCTGCAGGCTGCGATGGCATAACTATTTAAGACCAGATATCAAGAGAGGAAAGTTCTCTCAAGAAGAAGAGCAAACCATTCTCAATCTCCATGCCATTCTTGGCAACAA GTGGTCTGCAATAGCAACTCACCTGCCGGGGAGAACAGACAATGAGATAAAGAATTTCTGGAACACACATCTGAAGAAGAAGCTGATCCAGATGGGGTTCGACCCCATGACCCACCGCCCACGAACCGACATCTTCTCCACTCTCCCTCACCTCATCGCCCTCGCTAACCTCATCGACAACCCTTCATGGCCGGAAGAACAAGCCATGCGCCTCCAAGCTGCCGAAGCTCTCCACATCGCTCGCCTCAACCAGTACCTCCAGACCCTCCTCCACCACCAGCCCCCGGCGCCATTCCCCACCGCTGCTACTACTGTTCCTGCAGATAT TTTTCTCCAGGACCCGGTGGCGCCTTTCTCCCATTTACCTGATTTACAAGCCCCATGCAGCGTTATTAATGATCAGAGTTCCTTGAGCAAGTGCGGCGGCGGCGTGGGTCAGGGTTCTGATTTTTGTGCAGTGGAGAACTCGCCGGGGTCTTCTTCCCCGTGGCTGATCAGGCAGAATCTGTCTCCGTCGCCACCATCTGCGGCGGCGCCGGTGACTGAGAATTCCATTACTAACACGGTGGATGCTTGCAGCACGTCCAGCTACGGCGGTGCTCAAATGTGGTCTGATCTTCTGGATGATCCTATTTTCCATGAGATTGCTTAG